Genomic segment of Acinetobacter larvae:
AAATCATCAAAAGTTAAACAATTAAATCGATCACCTAGCAACTTATGCTAACCTGTTTTTTCACTTTAGCCCGTATTATTCACATTCCATTACATCTTAGCCCTGTTGATCTGGCATAGCGTATATGCCAGAAAATAAAGAATCATCATTTTTACACCATAAAATATTAAATTATTTCAATATTTTACATATTTCTAAGCCACAAAAACACTTCCATAAGCCCAAGTATAGCGCATAGCAAAATAAGGTTTAGTCCTGTAAAAGAGCTTAAGTTTTATTATTTAACATCGCTGCAATTACATAATAATTAAACAATATACGGTAAACATAGTATAATCGCGCGAAGTTAGATCACCTGATTTTCGATGGTTTTTATCTTCATGCACAGATATAAATTTCAATGGCCTATCCTAGGTCTAAGCACGGTACTTGCCAGTAGTGTATTGCTGATTGGCTGTGGAAAGAACTCCTGGTGGTCATCAACAGAAGATACGCAACTGAATAGTGAACAAATCAAAAAGTTAATTCCAAGCCGCGTTAAAGATCGTGCGAGTTGGGCTGATGATATCGCACAGATTAGCCAACAGCTTAAAATTCCCGCAAATAAAGAAAATATTTGCAGTATCGTTGCCGTGGTCGATCAAGAATCCAATTTTGTTGCCAACCCCAATGTCCCTGGTTTAGGGCAAAAAGCGGTTAAAGAAGTAAGTTCTCGCTTACAAGAAAAGTTTGAGGACAAACTTGGAGAAACCCTAGGCGGTCCATTGGCCAGTTATTTTGAAGAAGTACTGCGCACCCAACCCTCGCCCGAAGATAACTATTTAAAACAAATGGGCAAAGTTAAAAATGAACAACAACTTGATGTACTATACCGTGAAATTTTTGACTATATGTCTAAGCACTATCATATAAGCGCTTTAACTGGTGCTGCTAAATTTGTCGGTCAAGATTTATCAGAAAAAATGAATCCAATTACCACATTGGGTTCTATGCAAGTACACATTCAATATGCTCGTGATCATAAGCGTAATAGTGTCAATAATAATGAATTACGTGATGACTTATATAGCCAGTATGGCGGTTTATACTACGGCATTCATCGTTTAATGTTGTACCCAACACAATATGATAAAGCCATTTATCGTTTCGCAGATTATAACTCGGGTATGTATTCTAGCCGTAATGCTGCATTTCAAAAAATGGTTAATAAAATTGCAGAGACTGATCTCAGTTTAGATGGTGACTTATTATCTTATGATAAAAATGCCAACCCTCGAGTAATGACGACGGAAACCGAAAAAGCAATCATGGCAGTATTTGCCAAACATCAAATTCTCATGAGTGCTAAACAATTACGTAAAGATCTCAGCAAAGAAAAGACCCAAGGCTTTGAAAAAACACAAACTTACACAGCTATTTCTACTTTATATACTGAAAAAACGCACAAAGATCCGCCCTATGCCATCATGCCAGAGGTAGTGATTTCTGGTCCCAAATTAAGCCGGGACTATAATACCAACTGGTATGCCAGCCGAGTCAATGGACGCTATGAAAAATGCATGCATCAAGCAAAACGAATAAAACTTTAGCCCTATTTGATTTTGATGGAACATTATGTCCCAAAGATAGCTTTACTGGGTTTATTTTCTACGCATTGTCTAAACGCCATATCGTTAAACAAGGTTTGAAGATATTACCTTGGATACAAGCTTATTATCTCAACATTTATCCCGCACATGCGATGCGTCCTAAATTATATCAAGCAATGTTTGGACAAGCAGATGCCAAACAAATATCGGCGATTGCACAACAATATGCAGAAAAATTAATCGTAGAGCTTAATCCCGAACTCTATCAGCAGTTATTGCAGCACCAAGCATTGGGCGATGACGTGGTGTTGATTTCGGCTTCACTTGATTTATATTTACAACCCATTTGCCAGTTATTAAATATAGCCTTGATCTGTACTGAGACTGAAGTTAAACAAGGGCAATTGACAGGACAATTGATGACGCCCGACTGTAGCGCAGAGCAAAAAGCTATTCGTTTACAACAGCATTATCCATTGCAGGATTATCAAAAAATTTATGCCTATGGCAATAGCCATGAGGATCTAGCCATGCTTCAACTTGCCCATCATCCTTATATGGTTGGTCAAGACCATAGATTACCTTGCTTAAAATCACGACAGCAACAACGTGCTTAAGGCACTTGCTCAAAACAAAAATTAGCCCCCACCTATAAGGTTATCCTTATGAAGCTGGGCAAGGCATGGTTCGCAGACCTGATGTTGTGATTATTAAAGACCCAACCAAACCACCTACGCAAGACAATATTAAGCATGTGGTTGAAATAAAATTTGGCAATGATGTATTTAGTCATGATCAAAAAGAGGATTATGCAAAGATTGCAGGTGGTGAACATAAAGTAAAACTTTTAGATGCTGACGAGTGTGACTGTAGTAATCAAAAAGAGAGTAATGCAACAGAAGTTTCTACTGCCGGAGCTTGGGCTGCTGCGATAGCAGGAACACTTTTATATATTTTATCTCGAGGAAAAATGCCTAAACCTCGCTTTCCTTTACCTAAACCAGCACCAGCTTGGTAATTTTGGACAAAATTATGCATTTTAAAAATCAAGATGATTATAAAGTTTGGGCTGACCAACAAGAAAAAGGGGCTATTGGTGGGGGAATTTTTACCCCCAAAGGTCCTGAAGATTATGTGGGAGCAATCCCTGCCATTCGTGCTGTACTTTATTTTAAGGAAGGCTATAGCGATGAAATGCGTGAAGCTATTGCTCAATGTTTTGATGATTATAAGGTCTATGCTAAAGATCATTTAACATGGCTGTGGTTATCAGAACCTCCAAAAGGTGCAGGTTCTGACAGTACTGAATTTAGAAATGCAAAACCCATACGTGAAATATTTAAGTTTTATAGTCCTATGAAAGCCCTTAGTTTTTTATATACTAGTGGAAAACAACGATTTGCTACAGGGGCATGGGAATTTAATATTGGTGGTAAGAGTAAGTGGCAAACTGAAAATGGAACATATCAAAGCGTTTTAACTTTTTCGATGCCTATTGAGTGGGTGGAAGAAAATACGAAAGCCTTTATTAAGTTATTTATCAACTGCGCGCAACGCTTAAAAGCCAATCACGGCTATGCTGGCTATGCTTGTATTATTTCTCAAATTCGAGAAGATAAAAATGAACCGACTGAAGCTTACTTTTCTCGCAAATTTTGGGCAATGAATGTCGGTAATCCGTTCCTTGAAGCAAGCCATTTAATCAACGGAATAAAAACGGTGAGCTGGCTAACTGCCATTAACTACGAATGGTTTAATAAAATTCGAGAACAAGAAGTTCTAAACAGTGAGTTAGCCATGAGTTGGTTTATTGGTTATGACTATGGTACGGGTGTTGTGATTCAAGCGGGTAATTTACCTTTAAGCGGTTCTGATGAGGTAGACCCATTACCTGCTCCATATATCTTACTTAATCGTATTCTCAAGCCATTACGAGTCAATAAGATACAAACACTACATCGAGGGAACTACTCAACTGATGAAATACCTCTAATCAAAGGTTATCGTGCTGAAGCGTGGATGAAACGCTTTGATATTGAAGATGATCAAAAACTCGAATACTTTGGGAAATTACAAAATGAACCTAAGCTAAATGGTAAACACGCCTTTTTAGATAAACGTATCGACTGGTAAGTTTAAAGATCTAACTTAAATCGCATTTTGCATAGGCCATATCATCCTCATTTACTTTTACCCCAATGGGATGATAGAAAATATATGTGCCTATGCTCATTCAGAAAATCATTCATCTTTTACACTAAACAGAAATTTTTGCTCAGTCGCTAATACCACCCAAAAAATCATCATCATTTTTTTGCATTTATGGCAATGAATTATTTTCAACCTCCTGCTAGTCTGTTGCAATGTTTTTGCACCACACAACAAAAAGGCTCAATCCCTTTCAGAATCAAGCCTTAGCGTTATGTTTGGTTATGGTAGGTTTTTGCTAATATATTGCCATATGATTGCGATGAATCATTTCCAGCGAACGTGACTCACCCAAGACTTGGAAGACTTTATCAGAAGCTAGACCTTTGACCAATTCTGCCGAACGTGAACTAAAATTAACACGTCCAACCGCAATGCGCTGACCTGTTGGATCGACACACTCCACCACATCACCCCGATCAAAGTGCCCTTCTACCGCTTTAACCCCCACAGGCAATAAGCTGCGATGTTGTTGTTTAATAGCACGCACGGCACCAGCATCGATCACCAGACGTCCTGCAGTTTGCAAATGTGCTGCTAACCATTGTTGGTGGGCAGTCATGCGATCATCGTCGGTTAAGAACAATGTCCCCAAGCTTTCACCTGCCATCAAGCGGGTTAAAACATTTTCACTATCACCACTGGCGATTAAAGTTGGGCAACCAGATTTAGCCGCTAAACGCGCAGCACGAACTTTGGTCACCATACCACCGCGACCTAATTTACCGCCACCACCAGCCATTTCAAATAACTGATCATCTAAGGCACGCACACTCTGCAACAGATGCGCATTGGGATTGTTGCGGGGATCTGCATCAAACATACCGGGTTGATCAGTCAGAATAATGAGCAAATCTGCGTGAACCTGACCAGCAACCATAGCAGCCAAAGTGTCATTGTCACCGAAGCGAATTTCATCGGTAGAGACGGTATCGTTTTCATTAATCACAGGAATGACACGCCAATCGATCAAATGCTGTAAGGTATCGCATGCATTAAGATAACGTCGACGGTCACTGAGGTCATCATGGGTCAACAAAATTTGTGCAGACTGGACTTGATGTTGAGCCAAAGTGCTGGACCAAGTTTGAATCAATCCCATTTGCCCAATTGCGGCACAGGCCTGCAAACTGGGCAAGTCAGTCGGTCGTGTCGGCAATTGCATACGAACCATTCCCTCGGCAACTGCACCAGAAGAAACGAGAATGATCTCATGCCCTGCTTGATGTAAATCGACAATTTGTTTAGCCCAATGTGCAATTGCTTGCAAATCTAAACCTTGCCCATTTGCAGTGAGTAGAGACGATCCGATTTTCACTACGATTCGTTTACACGCCTGTAATTGGCGCTGCCCATCGACCACGTCTATCATGATGTTCCTCAGTTGTACTTAGCGTACGTAAACCACTTCCATTTCATCATCGTCGTCATCAAAGTCATCATCATCGTCTAGCCCAGCATTACGCTGTGCCTTACGCATAGCACGATAGGCTTCTTTGGCGGCAATGGTTTGCTCACGTGTTTCAGCTTCAAGCTGCTCACGGAATGCTTTAACTTGTGCTGCATAATCCGGATCTTCAACTTCGCGTTC
This window contains:
- a CDS encoding HAD-IB family hydrolase codes for the protein MHASSKTNKTLALFDFDGTLCPKDSFTGFIFYALSKRHIVKQGLKILPWIQAYYLNIYPAHAMRPKLYQAMFGQADAKQISAIAQQYAEKLIVELNPELYQQLLQHQALGDDVVLISASLDLYLQPICQLLNIALICTETEVKQGQLTGQLMTPDCSAEQKAIRLQQHYPLQDYQKIYAYGNSHEDLAMLQLAHHPYMVGQDHRLPCLKSRQQQRA
- a CDS encoding DUF1615 family protein, which produces MHRYKFQWPILGLSTVLASSVLLIGCGKNSWWSSTEDTQLNSEQIKKLIPSRVKDRASWADDIAQISQQLKIPANKENICSIVAVVDQESNFVANPNVPGLGQKAVKEVSSRLQEKFEDKLGETLGGPLASYFEEVLRTQPSPEDNYLKQMGKVKNEQQLDVLYREIFDYMSKHYHISALTGAAKFVGQDLSEKMNPITTLGSMQVHIQYARDHKRNSVNNNELRDDLYSQYGGLYYGIHRLMLYPTQYDKAIYRFADYNSGMYSSRNAAFQKMVNKIAETDLSLDGDLLSYDKNANPRVMTTETEKAIMAVFAKHQILMSAKQLRKDLSKEKTQGFEKTQTYTAISTLYTEKTHKDPPYAIMPEVVISGPKLSRDYNTNWYASRVNGRYEKCMHQAKRIKL
- a CDS encoding type VI immunity family protein; translation: MHFKNQDDYKVWADQQEKGAIGGGIFTPKGPEDYVGAIPAIRAVLYFKEGYSDEMREAIAQCFDDYKVYAKDHLTWLWLSEPPKGAGSDSTEFRNAKPIREIFKFYSPMKALSFLYTSGKQRFATGAWEFNIGGKSKWQTENGTYQSVLTFSMPIEWVEENTKAFIKLFINCAQRLKANHGYAGYACIISQIREDKNEPTEAYFSRKFWAMNVGNPFLEASHLINGIKTVSWLTAINYEWFNKIREQEVLNSELAMSWFIGYDYGTGVVIQAGNLPLSGSDEVDPLPAPYILLNRILKPLRVNKIQTLHRGNYSTDEIPLIKGYRAEAWMKRFDIEDDQKLEYFGKLQNEPKLNGKHAFLDKRIDW
- a CDS encoding VRR-NUC domain-containing protein, encoding MIIKDPTKPPTQDNIKHVVEIKFGNDVFSHDQKEDYAKIAGGEHKVKLLDADECDCSNQKESNATEVSTAGAWAAAIAGTLLYILSRGKMPKPRFPLPKPAPAW
- the proB gene encoding glutamate 5-kinase, which translates into the protein MIDVVDGQRQLQACKRIVVKIGSSLLTANGQGLDLQAIAHWAKQIVDLHQAGHEIILVSSGAVAEGMVRMQLPTRPTDLPSLQACAAIGQMGLIQTWSSTLAQHQVQSAQILLTHDDLSDRRRYLNACDTLQHLIDWRVIPVINENDTVSTDEIRFGDNDTLAAMVAGQVHADLLIILTDQPGMFDADPRNNPNAHLLQSVRALDDQLFEMAGGGGKLGRGGMVTKVRAARLAAKSGCPTLIASGDSENVLTRLMAGESLGTLFLTDDDRMTAHQQWLAAHLQTAGRLVIDAGAVRAIKQQHRSLLPVGVKAVEGHFDRGDVVECVDPTGQRIAVGRVNFSSRSAELVKGLASDKVFQVLGESRSLEMIHRNHMAIY